The Geothrix sp. DNA segment CCTTGTCGTCGGTCTTGGTGACCGTGAGGAACTTGTCCTGCATGAACACCGAGGTGACGTTCCCCACGGCGAAGAGGTTCTTCGCCAGCTCGTCGTGCTCCGCCGTCTCCACGCTGGGGAAGGACTTGGGGAAGCCCACGGCCACGGCTTCCTTCAGCACGAACTTCACGGCGTTGGGGTTGGGGGTGTATTCGATCTCGGCGATTTTGGGCATCAGGGACTCTTAACCGCGAATGACGCGAATGGGCGCGAATGAAGAAGCGGAAAACGGGCTGTCGGCATTGGCGCGAGTCGGGGTCTGGCTTTTATTAGCGAAAATTCGCGCCATTCGCGGTTCCTATTCTGTTGAGGCTTCGGCCTCGCCCTTGAGGGCGGCGTGGAGGGTGGCCCAGGGGAGGACGGCGCATTTCACGCGGCTGGGCAGGTCCTTGACGCCGCTGAAGAGCGTCAGCTTGCCGAGCAGGGGCGTTTGGATGCCCGGCTCCAACTCACCGCGCACCATGCCGCGGAACTGCTCGGCCATGGCCTCGGCCTCGACCACGGGCCTGCCCTTCACGGCGCCGGTCATGAGGCTGGCGCTGGCCACGTCGATGGCGCACCCGCTGCCCTGGAACTTGATGTCCTGCACCAGGCCGTTTTCGATGACCAGGGTCAGGGTCAGCTCGTCCCCGCAGAGAGGATTGTGCCCATCGGCGTGGTGCGTACAGGTCTCCAGCTTCCCGAAATTCCGGGGCTTCTTGTTGTGCTCCAGGATCACCTGCTGGTACAGCTCGCGGGGGTCGCTCATGAGAACAGCTCGATGGCTTTGCGGACGGAGGCGACCAGCACGTCCACCTCCTCGCGGGTGTTGAAGTAGGCGAGGGAGGCGCGGGTGGTGGCGGGGACGTTGAAGCGGGTCATGACGGGCTGGGCGCAGTGGTGGCCAGCGCGGACGACGACGCCCTCGCCGTCCAGCAGGCTGCCCATGTCGTGAGGGTGGATGCCCGCCACCACGAAGGAGATGACGCTGGCCTTGTCCCTGGCCGTGCCCAGGATGCGCAGGCCCGGAATGGCGGAGAGCCGTTCGGTGGCATAGGCCAGCAGCTCATGCTCGTGGGCCGCGATGCGGTCCAGGCCGAGGCCATTCAGGTAGTCGATGGCGGCGCCCAGGCCGATGGCGGCGGCGATGGGGGGCGTGCCCGCCTCGAACTTGCCGGGGGCGGCCATGTAGGTGGTCTTCTCCCAGCTGACGGAGCGGATCATGTTGCCGCCGCCGTGCCAGGGGGGCATGGCCTCCAGGTGGGCCAGCTTGCCGTAGAGGACGCCGATGCCCGTGGGGCCCGAGAGCTTGTGGCCGCTGAAGGCGTAGAAATCCGCGTCCAGGTCCACCACGTCCACCTTCAGGTGCGGCACGGCCTGGGCGCCATCCACCAGCACGGGCACGCCCTTGGCGTGGGCCCTGGCGATGATCTCCTTCACGGGGTTCACGGTGCCGAGCACGTTGCTGACGTGCACCACGCCGATGATTTTCGTGCGGTCCGTGATGAGCTCGTCGAGCGAGTCGAGGATCAGCTCGCCCTCATCGGTCATGGGGATGACCTTGAGGGTGGCGCCCTTCTCCTCGGCCAGCATCTGCCAGGGCACGATGTTGGCGTGGTGCTCCATGGCGGACAGCAGGATCTCGTCGCCCGCCTTCACCACCTTGCGGCCGAAGGTCTGGGCCACGAGGTTGATGGCCTCCGTGGTGCCGCGGGTCCAGACGATCTCCTTGATGGAGCCGGCGCCGATGAACCTGCGCACCTTCTCCCGGGCGGCCTCGTAGAAATCGGTGGCCTCCTGGCTGAGGGTGCTCACGCCGCGATGGACGTTGGTGTGCTCCTCCCGCTCGTACTTCGCCATGCGCTCGATGACGGGCAGCGGCATCTGGCCGCTCACGGCGCTGTCGAGGTAGACCACGGGCTTGCCGTGCAGCACGCGGGACAGCAGGGGGAAGTCCCGGCGGACCGCGGCGACGTCGAGGGGATCGAGGACAGTGCTCATGCCAGATCTCCCAGCGAGGCCGCCTGGGTGCGGGCCATGACGAGCTGGCGCAGGGCCCGCCGCAGGCTGGCCACGGGGATGTGCGTCAGCACGTCCGCCGCGAAGCCGTAGGTGAGGAGGTTGCGGGCGTCGTCGGCGTTGAGGCCGCGGCTCTGCAGGTAGAACAGCTCCTCGGGGTCCAGCGCGCCCACGGTGGCGCCGTGGCTGCACTTCACGTCGTCGGCGTAGATCTCCAGCTGGGGCTTGGTGTCCACCCGGGCCGTCTCGGAGAGGAGGAGGTTGCGGCTCTGCTGCTTCGCGTCGGTGCCCTGGGCCTTGGGCGCCACCAGGACCTGGCCGTTGAAGACAGCGCGGGCATGGCCGTCCACGATGCACTTGTGCAGCTGGTGGCTGCTGGCGTGCGGCTCGGCATGGAGCATGAAGCTGTGCGTATCCGCCACCTGGGTGCCATCCAGCAGGGCGAGCCCATCCAGGGTTGCCTCGGCGCCTTCGGCCAGGCGCACCCAGGGCTGCTGTCGGGAGAGCCGGGCCCCGAAGCTCAGGGTGCGGGAGTGGTACTGACCGCCCTTGGCCACTTCGGCCTTGAGGGTGCCCAGGTGGAAAGCCTCGTCACTGTCGCGCTGGACCCGCTCGTGGCGGAGGATGGCGCCCTCGGCCACGCGGACCTCCACCACGGGGCAGGTCAGGTAGGTGCCCTCGCCGTGATGCTCTTCCACCAACTCCAGCTCGGCGCCGCGCTCCAGCACCACCATGAGCCGCGGGAAGACGGCCACGGGAGTCGCGGCCTTCGTGATGAAGAGCAGGTGCAGGGGCAGGGCCACCTTCATGTTCTTGGGCACCAGGAGGACGGCGCCGTCCTCGAAGCGGGCGGTGTTGAGATCCTCGAAGGGGCTCTGGTTGTGGGTTGGTCCCACCATGCCGAGGGCGTGGCAGGCCTCGCTGGCCGTGGAGAGAGGCAGGAAGCGAACGCCGGCGGGCACCGCCGAGGCGCAGCTGGCATGGGGGGCGTGGTGGCCGTTCACGAAGACCTGGCGGGTGCCCACCATCTCGGGGAGCAGGTGGCCGCTGACGTCCACCGTGGTCTTCGGCGCAGGGCCGAAGGCGATGCCGCCCAGGGCCTTCAGGTCCGTGTACTTCCAGTCCTCGTCCCCGGTGGTGGGCAGGTCGCGGCCCGCCAGCCGAGCCTCGGCCTCCGTCCGCAGGGTCTCCCACTCCGCGGGCCGGGGCCCGCTGAGCAGGTCCACCAGCAGGCTGGAACCCATGACGGCCGAGGTCATCGCGCGCCCCCGGCGGCGGCCTCTTCCAGCACCCAGTCGTAGCCCCGCTCCTCGAGCTCGAGGGCCAGCTCCTTGCCGGAGCTCTTGAGGATGCGGCCACCCGACAGCACGTGGACGAACTGGGGCTGGATGATCTCCAGGATGCGGGGGAAGTGGGTGATGATGAGCAGGGCTCGGTCGGCGCGCTGCAGCTTGTTCACCGCATCGCCCAGCACCCGCAGGGCGTCGATGTCGAGGCCGCTGTCCAGCTCGTCCAGGATGGCGAGCCTGGGCTCCAGTACCGCCATCTGGAGGATCTCGTTGCGCTTCTTCTCGCCGCCGGAGAAGCCCTCGTTGAGGCTGCGGTCCAGGAACTCCTCCTTCATGGCCACGACCTTGATCTTCTCGTGGATGAAGTCGTCGAACTCCAGGGGATCCAGCTCGTCGCGGCCCTCGGCCTCGGCCTTCTTGTTGTAGGCCAGGCGCAGGAAGGAGGCGTTGCTCACGCCCGGCACCTCGATGGGGTGCTGAAAACCCATGAAGATGCCGGCCCGGGCTCGGGCATCAGCTTCCATCTCGAAGAGGTTCTGGCCCTCGTAGAGCACCTCGCCGCCCGTGACCTCGTAGGCCGGATGGCCCGCCAGGACCTTACCCAGCGTGGACTTGCCCGAGCCGTTGGGCCCCATGATGGCGTGGGTCTCCCCGGCCCTGATCTCCAGATCGATCCCCTTCAGCACCGGCGTGCCGTTGATCGAGGCGGTGAGGTTCTTGATCGAAAGCATCTAAAACTCCAACAACAAACTGACAACCGCGAATGGCGCGAATTTTCGCGAATGGAATTCGGCGCTTTTATTCGTGCCCATTCGCGTCATTCGCGGTTCCATCTTTAGCCCACACTTCCTTCAAGCTTCAGGGACAGCAGCTTGGTGGCCTCCACGGCGAACTCCATGGGGAGCTCGCGGAAGACGTCCTTGCAGAAGCCGTTGATGATCATGCTGATGGCTTCCTCGGCCGGGATGCCCCGCTGCTGGAAGTAGAAGAGCTGCTCCTCCCCGATCTTGCTGGTGGTGGCTTCGTGCTCCACCTTGGCGCTGCGGTTCTGCACCTCGATGTAGGGGAAGGTGCTGGCGCTGCAGGTGTGGCCGATGAGCATGGAGTCGCACTGGCTGAAGTTGCGGGCGCCCTCGGCCTTGGGCTGGATCTTCACCAGGCCGCGGTAGCTGTTGGAGCTGTCGCCGGCGCTGATGCCCTTGCTGATGATGGTGCTCCGGGTGTTCCTGCCGATGTGCACCATCTTGGTGCCGGTGTCCGCCTGCTGCTTGTGGTTGGTGAGGGCCACGCTGTAGAACTCGCCGATGCTGTCGTCGCCCAGCAGGATGCAGCTGGGGTACTTCCAGGTGATGGCGCTCCCGGTCTCCACCTGGGTCCAGCTGATGTGCGAGGCCTTGCCTTTGCAGAGGCCGCGCTTGGTGACGAAGTTGAAGATGCCGCCCACGCCGTTCTTGTCCCCGGCGTACCAGTTCTGCACGGTGCTGTACTTGATCGACGCATGGTCGAGCGCCACCAGCTCCACCACCGCCGCGTGCAGCTGGTTGGTGTCGAACTGGGGCGCGGTGCAGCCTTCCAGGTAGCTCACGCTGGCGCCTTCCTCGGCCACGATGAGGGTGCGCTCGAACTGGCCCGACTCCTTGTTGTTGATGCGGAAGTAGGTGCTCAGGTCCATGGGGCAGGTGACGCCCTT contains these protein-coding regions:
- the sufB gene encoding Fe-S cluster assembly protein SufB, which encodes MSTTLNVVTSQEYKYGFVTDIEADSVAAGLNEDVIRFISAKKGEPEWLLEFRLKAYRHWLTLAEPDWAKVSYPRPDFQKIVYYSAPKAKAPKYASMDEVDPELLRTFEKLGVPINEQASLAGVAVDVVFDSVSVTTTYKEKLATVGIIFCSFSEAVREHPELIRKYLGSVVPAADNFYAALNSAVFTDGSFVFIPKGVTCPMDLSTYFRINNKESGQFERTLIVAEEGASVSYLEGCTAPQFDTNQLHAAVVELVALDHASIKYSTVQNWYAGDKNGVGGIFNFVTKRGLCKGKASHISWTQVETGSAITWKYPSCILLGDDSIGEFYSVALTNHKQQADTGTKMVHIGRNTRSTIISKGISAGDSSNSYRGLVKIQPKAEGARNFSQCDSMLIGHTCSASTFPYIEVQNRSAKVEHEATTSKIGEEQLFYFQQRGIPAEEAISMIINGFCKDVFRELPMEFAVEATKLLSLKLEGSVG
- a CDS encoding cysteine desulfurase, producing the protein MSTVLDPLDVAAVRRDFPLLSRVLHGKPVVYLDSAVSGQMPLPVIERMAKYEREEHTNVHRGVSTLSQEATDFYEAAREKVRRFIGAGSIKEIVWTRGTTEAINLVAQTFGRKVVKAGDEILLSAMEHHANIVPWQMLAEEKGATLKVIPMTDEGELILDSLDELITDRTKIIGVVHVSNVLGTVNPVKEIIARAHAKGVPVLVDGAQAVPHLKVDVVDLDADFYAFSGHKLSGPTGIGVLYGKLAHLEAMPPWHGGGNMIRSVSWEKTTYMAAPGKFEAGTPPIAAAIGLGAAIDYLNGLGLDRIAAHEHELLAYATERLSAIPGLRILGTARDKASVISFVVAGIHPHDMGSLLDGEGVVVRAGHHCAQPVMTRFNVPATTRASLAYFNTREEVDVLVASVRKAIELFS
- the sufU gene encoding Fe-S cluster assembly sulfur transfer protein SufU, whose protein sequence is MSDPRELYQQVILEHNKKPRNFGKLETCTHHADGHNPLCGDELTLTLVIENGLVQDIKFQGSGCAIDVASASLMTGAVKGRPVVEAEAMAEQFRGMVRGELEPGIQTPLLGKLTLFSGVKDLPSRVKCAVLPWATLHAALKGEAEASTE
- the sufD gene encoding Fe-S cluster assembly protein SufD produces the protein MTSAVMGSSLLVDLLSGPRPAEWETLRTEAEARLAGRDLPTTGDEDWKYTDLKALGGIAFGPAPKTTVDVSGHLLPEMVGTRQVFVNGHHAPHASCASAVPAGVRFLPLSTASEACHALGMVGPTHNQSPFEDLNTARFEDGAVLLVPKNMKVALPLHLLFITKAATPVAVFPRLMVVLERGAELELVEEHHGEGTYLTCPVVEVRVAEGAILRHERVQRDSDEAFHLGTLKAEVAKGGQYHSRTLSFGARLSRQQPWVRLAEGAEATLDGLALLDGTQVADTHSFMLHAEPHASSHQLHKCIVDGHARAVFNGQVLVAPKAQGTDAKQQSRNLLLSETARVDTKPQLEIYADDVKCSHGATVGALDPEELFYLQSRGLNADDARNLLTYGFAADVLTHIPVASLRRALRQLVMARTQAASLGDLA
- the sufC gene encoding Fe-S cluster assembly ATPase SufC, with the translated sequence MLSIKNLTASINGTPVLKGIDLEIRAGETHAIMGPNGSGKSTLGKVLAGHPAYEVTGGEVLYEGQNLFEMEADARARAGIFMGFQHPIEVPGVSNASFLRLAYNKKAEAEGRDELDPLEFDDFIHEKIKVVAMKEEFLDRSLNEGFSGGEKKRNEILQMAVLEPRLAILDELDSGLDIDALRVLGDAVNKLQRADRALLIITHFPRILEIIQPQFVHVLSGGRILKSSGKELALELEERGYDWVLEEAAAGGAR